In the genome of Chelmon rostratus isolate fCheRos1 chromosome 24, fCheRos1.pri, whole genome shotgun sequence, one region contains:
- the LOC121627486 gene encoding SLIT and NTRK-like protein 1: MLLWIVLLNAALCVASGNVTRDVCKEQICSCNEIEGDLHIDCEKRSFTTLQHLTGPSSQFYHLLLHGNSLSRLFPNEFANFYNAVSLHLENNGLHDIVPGAFLGLQLVKRLHINNNKIRSFRKSTFLGLDDLEYLQADFNLLRDIDPAVFRDLNKLEVLILNDNLISALPINVFQHVPITHLDLRGNRIKTLPYEGILEQIPGIAEVLLEDNPWDCNCDLVSLKEWLENIPHNALIGRVICEAPTRLQGSDLNETSEADLCPSQSGGVDTSLVAPPTQEEISESAAHAPRPTPYKPGGDASGPPTPGGHGAKSRSKSRENWQLKTKPTPVLTGVNGDREQLHNMTCPQPCNCKLVGSRQGLGVNCEGKKIESLSNLKPKPLAAHELNMRDNNIHAVKKNQLLGYSSLNLLDLGGNNIKVIDNSTFQNQSELRWLYMDKNYLDMLIAEMFVGLVNLEYLSLEYNDIQLIVAGAFSPMPNLRVLFLNNNLLKSLPVDAFLGISLSKISLHNNYFPYLPVAGVLDQLNSIIQIDLHGNPWDCSCNIVPFKQWTEKLGADVIVSDLKCESPEEFWKRDFRYVRNDLMCRKLYDKVSPTSLSKNSTFTLDSGTRSNSYLEPNRVSISVLVPGLLLVFVTSAFTVVGMLVFILRNRKRSKRRDGNSSASEINSLQTVCDSSYWHSGPYNADGGAHRGFDCSTHLSTTNDA; encoded by the coding sequence atgctgctttggaTTGTTCTGCTGAATGCGGCTCTTTGTGTTGCCAGTGGAAATGTTACAAGGGACGTTTGTAAGGAGCAGATATGCTCTTGCAACGAGATCGAGGGGGACCTGCACATAGACTGCGAAAAGCGGAGCTTCACCACTCTGCAGCATTTGACTGGCCCCAGCTCGCAGTTTTACCACTTGCTGTTGCACGGGAATTCTCTCTCCAGGCTGTTTCCCAACGAGTTCGCCAACTTTTACAACGCCGTGAGCCTGCATTTGGAAAATAACGGGCTGCACGACATCGTCCCCGGCGCCTTTCTGGGGCTGCAGCTGGTGAAAAGGCTGCACATCAACAACAATAAGATCAGATCATTCAGGAAGAGTACGTTTCTGGGGTTAGACGACTTGGAATATCTGCAGGCTGATTTCAATCTATTGAGGGATATCGACCCCGCCGTTTTCAGGGACCTAAATAAACTTGAAGTGTTAATACTTAACGACAACCTCATCAGCGCGCTACCTATAAACGTGTTTCAGCATGTGCCCATTACGCATCTCGACCTGCGGGGAAACCGAATCAAAACGTTGCCTTATGAGGGGATCCTTGAGCAAATACCGGGCATTGCGGAGGTTTTGTTGGAGGACAACCCGTGGGACTGTAACTGCGACCTGGTTTCTCTTAAGGAATGGCTGGAGAACATACCGCATAACGCGCTCATTGGGAGGGTGATATGCGAGGCTCCCACCAGGCTGCAAGGGAGCGACTTAAACGAGACGTCAGAAGCGGATCTGTGCCCTTCACAGAGCGGCGGCGTGGACACCAGCCTCGTCGCCCCTCCCACCCAGGAGGAGATCTCGGAGAGCGCGGCCCACGCCCCGCGTCCCACGCCTTACAAGCCCGGCGGAGACGCCAGTGGGCCCCCGACGCCTGGCGGCCACGGAGCCAAGAGCCGCTCCAAATCTCGTGAGAACTGGCAGCTGAAAACCAAGCCCACTCCGGTGCTGACAGGTGTGAACGGGGACAGGGAGCAGCTGCACAACATGACGTGCCCCCAGCCGTGCAACTGCAAGCTGGTCGGCTCCAGGCAAGGGCTGGGGGTCAACTGCGAGGGCAAAAAGATCGAGAGCCTCTCCAACCTCAAGCCGAAGCCCCTGGCCGCTCACGAGCTGAACATGAGAGACAACAACATCCACGCGGTGAAAAAGAACCAGCTGCTAGGCTACTCCAGCCTCAACCTGCTCGATCTGGGTGGGAACAACATCAAGGTGATTGACAACAGCACTTTCCAAAACCAGAGCGAGCTCAGGTGGCTGTATATGGATAAGAACTACCTGGATATGCTGATTGCAGAGATGTTTGTGGGCCTTGTGAATCTGGAATATCTCAGTTTGGAATACAACGACATCCAGCTGATCGTGGCAGGTGCGTTCAGCCCCATGCCAAACCTGCGGGTTCTGTTCCTCAACAACAACCTGCTCAAATCTTTGCCCGTGGATGCTTTCCTTGGGATTTCTTTATCCAAAATTAGCCTGCACAACAACTACTTCCCCTATCTCCCCGTGGCTGGCGTGTTGGACCAGCTCAACTCAATCATCCAGATCGATTTGCACGGGAACCCGTGGGATTGCTCGTGCAACATCGTGCCCTTCAAGCAGTGGACGGAGAAGCTCGGGGCCGACGTGATCGTGAGCGACCTCAAGTGCGAGTCGCCCGAGGAGTTCTGGAAGCGCGACTTCCGCTACGTGCGCAACGACCTCATGTGCCGCAAGCTCTACGACAAAGTCTCCCCCACCTCCCTGTCCAAAAACAGCACTTTCACCCTGGACTCGGGGACGCGCTCGAACTCCTACTTGGAGCCGAACAGGGTCTCCATCTCGGTGCTCGTCCCcgggctgctgctggtgttcgTCACGTCCGCTTTCACCGTCGTGGGGATGCTTGTGTTTATTCTGCGGAATCGCAAGCGGTCAAAGCGGAGGGACGGCAACTCCTCGGCCTCGGAGATCAATTCCTTGCAGACAGTGTGCGACTCGTCCTACTGGCACAGCGGGCCTTATAACGCAGACGGGGGCGCGCACCGGGGCTTCGACTGCAGCACGCACCTCTCCACGACAAACGATGCGTAA